One Luteibacter sp. 9135 DNA segment encodes these proteins:
- a CDS encoding SDR family oxidoreductase — protein sequence MSQQRLSGKVGIVTGAARGLGRACASRFAEHGADLLLIDVARDLPGVPYPLGNESQLAYTAGLCEEAGAVVQTAHVDVRNQAQIDAAVAQAIARFGHIDFLVNNAGIAAPSGKIAHEITEDEWALMIDVDLNGAWRMIRSVGKFMLDARSGSIVNIASTAGLVGYRHFAGYVAAKHGVIGLTKAVALDYAPYKVRVNAVCPGSVRDADHVEGRMLSEIARSLDVAVAEHEQVFVQAQPMNALIEPEDIASAALWLASDETVRMTGSTVTVDGGFSIR from the coding sequence ATGAGCCAGCAGAGATTGTCGGGAAAGGTTGGAATCGTCACCGGAGCGGCGAGGGGCCTGGGACGCGCATGCGCATCGCGTTTCGCGGAGCACGGCGCCGACCTGTTGCTGATCGACGTAGCGAGGGATCTGCCAGGCGTACCCTACCCACTGGGCAACGAAAGTCAGCTCGCGTACACCGCCGGGTTGTGCGAGGAGGCCGGCGCCGTCGTGCAGACGGCGCACGTGGACGTGCGCAACCAGGCGCAGATCGATGCCGCGGTGGCCCAGGCGATCGCTCGCTTCGGGCATATCGATTTCCTCGTCAACAATGCCGGCATCGCGGCGCCATCGGGAAAGATCGCTCACGAGATCACCGAGGACGAATGGGCGCTGATGATCGACGTGGACCTCAACGGTGCCTGGCGGATGATTCGCAGTGTCGGAAAGTTCATGCTGGATGCCCGCTCCGGCAGCATCGTCAACATCGCCTCGACAGCGGGCCTCGTGGGCTACCGGCACTTTGCGGGATACGTCGCAGCCAAGCATGGCGTGATCGGCCTGACCAAGGCCGTTGCCCTCGACTACGCGCCGTACAAGGTGCGTGTCAATGCCGTCTGTCCGGGTTCGGTCCGTGACGCCGACCATGTCGAGGGCCGCATGCTCTCGGAGATCGCGCGTTCGCTGGATGTCGCCGTCGCCGAACACGAGCAGGTGTTCGTCCAGGCACAACCCATGAACGCGCTGATCGAGCCTGAAGACATCGCATCGGCGGCGTTGTGGCTTGCATCGGACGAAACCGTGCGGATGACGGGAAGCACGGTCACCGTGGATGGGGGCTTCTCCATTCGTTGA